From the genome of Persephonella atlantica:
TTTTTACCACTGCATCTGTCACAGCTTTTCCATCTTCATAAATCCTCAGCTTCCATCTGTTTATCCCTACATGGGGAGGCTGGTCTGATGTGATAACAACCTTTAGACCGCCTTCTGAAAGCTCTTTCTTAAAACCTTCCTTCTGAGTACATGAAAATGCAAAGAATAAAACAACTGGTAAAAAGAGCAGTACTATTTTTTTCATCTTATCTCTCCTTTTCTACTATAATATGTAGTATTAATATCCAAAAATAAAACAAAATAAAAAATGATTTTTATCATATAGCTGCCCCTAAAGGGCAGCTA
Proteins encoded in this window:
- a CDS encoding FixH family protein is translated as MKKIVLLFLPVVLFFAFSCTQKEGFKKELSEGGLKVVITSDQPPHVGINRWKLRIYEDGKAVTDAVVKINGYMPPMPGMPEMSMDYPVKKSGDYYESDVNLSMGGTWQITIYVERNGETKKLKFGFNL